From the Bos javanicus breed banteng chromosome 7, ARS-OSU_banteng_1.0, whole genome shotgun sequence genome, the window AGGGCTAGGAGCAGAGGTTGGGGTCAGGTTGGCCTGGGGGTCTAGAGGAGCCAAGTATAGGGGTGGGGCTAGAAGAGGGCTGGAAGATGGTATGGGCGGGTCCATTAGCTATCGTctaccccacccaccccagatTCGGGGCTGGCCATACACTGACCCTGAGGGTGCCCTTGTCGAGATCCAAGTTGGCGGCCGACTTTGTGGCCCAGGCGTTCCCGGGAGCTGAGCTGCGGGAGGCGCATGGTGGCCGCCTGCGCTTCCAGCTGCTGCCAGGAGGGCGCTGCACCTTGGCGCTAGTCTTTGGATTGCTGGCAGCACACGGCGCAGAGCATGGTGTGGAGGACTTCTCTGTGAGCCAGACCACGCTAGAGGAGGTGACCGCCATGCCAGAACGGGGCTGGGGGTAAAGATGGGGTTGGGGGCTAGGCCCTCAAGCTGACCTCTCCTCCTGTTTCCCTGGGCCATCCACCTCTAGGTATTCTTGTACTTCTCCAAGGATCAGGGCAAAGAGGAAGAtgagaaggagacagaagtgggGGCTGACCCTGTGCTAGGCCCGCAGCACCCCAAACTCATAACCCAGTTCCTCGATGACCACAGCATGGCTGAgacggtcctctgagcctcctccTCTGTGGAGCTGGAGGGACCAAAGCAGGGCAGAGGGGCTGAAGCTTGACCCAGACTCCAGAGGCCCTGGAGGAAATAAAGGGAAGCTGTGGTGTGAAGCACTGTGTACCTGTGTCCCTGTGCCAGGTTGCATATTCATCCCAAAACGGCTCTGTACATGTGCCTGGACACTGGGCTTGGCACAGAGTGTGTGCTGGAGTGCGTGTGTGGATGCAGATGTGAACCTAGCTACAGCTAGCTGGACTCCCAGCTGTGAAAGCTTGTGTGGTGGCTGGGGAGTGTCTCCTGTGCAGGTGTGCCCTTCATAAGAGCCTGGACACTGCTCCTGGAGCCCCTGAGTGCCCCTGTAGTTCTGGCGCCTGAAGGCGGTACCTGTGAATGGCTGGATCTGAAGTGGGCATGAGGTCAGGGCTCAGGAATGTCTGGGGCAGCTGGGGAAGCCCGGAAGGGGTGGCCCAGACTTCAGGCCTCCAACCAGGCAGAGGCCCACCAGCTCGCCGGCCCTGCAGTGGGCCCTCACCCTCCGATCCTGGCATCCAGAGCGATGAGTGGTGGGCAGAGGATCCTCAAGGGCCTTCTGGGATGGGTTAGTGGATGGACCCGGGCCTGGAGAACTGGGTTTGCCGTGAGGGGCTGTGGCCTGCGTGCCCTGTGCCCGGGAGATCCACCCCTCCCACCTGAGGTCAGTGGGGGCCAATAGTGGGGAAGGTGTAGGGGATGAGAGGGTGAGACtccagaaggggaggggaggaaggctgggggaggggaaaaggCTCAGATTAGGGGGGTTCCAAGAGAAGAGGTGGTTATGGGGGAGAGGGTACAGGGGGTGCTATACACATTGCCAACACCCCAGGTCTGGGGGCCaagccagggagggaggaggtggcATGGTGGCCTCAGCAGTTAGCGTTAGGGTTAACCTGTTCTGCTGAGTGTCCCCAGAATGTAGaatcaggggtgggggtgggagatggaTGGAGGGAAGGCAACCCACTATACCATGCACTGTTCCCTGGGGTCTTCACGGGGAGTTGCCAAAGGGTGGAAGGCGGCCACACAGAGGAGCGGTGGGAGGACTGGAAGGCAGGTGCCTGTGTCCAGGGTACCCATTGCATCAGTGGAGCTGGGTGGCTTCTGAGCATATGTCAAAGTCTGTGTCCCCACATGTCCGTCGTGTTCAGGTATCTGCACTCTTGGGTGCATCTGGGTGTGGCTGAGTGGGGGTGAGCATCTCTGCAATCGCTGTGTCCCTGCCGGGATCGTGCCTGGGGCATCAGTGTCTTGCCTGGGGCATTGCCGCCAGGCAGGGCACCTCAGCAAACATGCACACGCAGAGCTCAGGAAAGcggaagctgggggtggggcctgggacccCACCTTCGAGCCCACTGTGCAGAGGGGcaggctgaggctgaagctggggAGGGTCAGGGGCGGGTCTGAGTCACCGCCTCCGGAGGCCTTTTCCTGTGGGGGGAAGCGCCCGCCAATGAGGGCTGTGCCTGTCACGTGAGCCTGACAGCTGAGGAGGGGGTGGCCAGCGGCAATGTGGTCCCGAGGCCACCAACACCAGGAGCTGTGGTACTGAGACCCCTGGCCTACCTCCCCCAGCCAGGCCCCCTTGGGCTTCTCGGGCCTGGCCCCGCCATGTTCTCCAGGAAGAAGAGAGAGCTCATGAAAACCCCGTCTATCTCGAAAAAGAACAGGGCGGGAAGCCCCTGCCCACAGCCCTCGGGGGTGAGTGAGCCTCTAAGGGGAGCACGGGGCGGGCGGGGACCTTAGAGCGACAGCTGGGCAGCACCAGGGCAGGAGGACACCCTGTGATCAGGCCCAGCAGGGCAGGGCCGGGCAGTGACATGCTGGGCCAGTGGCGGGGGGTACGAGCCAGCTACAGCCCCCACCAGGCTGGACTGCAGGGGCTTCGCAGGATGGGCTGGGATCCTCGCATTCAGCTTACGGTAGGAGCCCTTGGGATGGCCATGCACCCTCCCACCCTGTCCAGTGCCGGCTGTGGGGTCCAGGAGTGGTGGGGTGGGTACCAGGGTATGGGTACATTGGGCCTGGACTCCTTCAGGTGGGGGCTCAGGGAATTTGGGGTCTCCAGGCACCGTTAGATGTGAGAGCTATAGCCAGGCTGTTAGGCAGAAGGTTTATAAGGGAGCAGACTGTGGAAGGAGACCCACGGGGGCAGGCCTGGAGCAAGCCTGGGGGCATCTACAGGGCCTGCGGTGTCTGTGGGCTCAGGAGTCTGCTGGACCCTCAGAGGACAGGAACTGAGGAGGTGTCTACCAATGAGTAGGCATCTGCAGTGGCCTCTACTGAGACAGCTCAGGAGACCCCAGCCctacccctctcccttcccccttacCCCCCTCCCTTCCTTACCTCCGGAAGTGgggcgcccctcccccaccccggctGTGGTTTGGGCAGAGACGTTGTTTGTGAAAGCTCCAGGAGAGGACGTTGGGTAACAGGTGTGGGAGGGGCCCAACACCAAATCTCAGCCCTCTGACCTGTGGCCTCTGACCCCTATGGGGTCAGGCTGAAGACCCTCCAGAGCCCCACTTCACttccagggaaactgaggcagggccCAATGGGAGCACCTGCTTTACCAGCTCCCCCTACCCTCCCAGGAGCTGCCTAGGAGAGACGGGGCTGATGCAGTGTCCCTGGGGCCCAGCCTAGAACCCCCAAGTGTGGCCTCGAATGCTAAGGCCACGGGCACTCTCAAGAGGCCAACCAGCCTGAGCCGCCATGCCAGCGCTGCTGGCTTCCCTCTGTCGGGGGCCAGCACTTGGACGCTGGGCCGCAGCCATCGCAGCCCACTGTCTGCGGCCAGCCCGGCCGAGGCACCCATCCAGGGACCCTGCCCAGACACCGTGGAGGACATCTCCCACCTGCTGGCTGACGTGGCCCGCTTTGCCGAGGGTCTTGAGAAACTGAAGGAGTGTGTTCTGCATGATGGTGAGAACTGGCAGGGACACCAAGGCCTGGGTGGAGGAAAGCAGGGTCAGACCTTAAAACCTAGGGGGTCAGCACAGAGTTGGGGAAGGACTTGGGGAGGCTCAGATGGAAATGGTTCGGAGGGCTTTGTGGAAAAAGACACTGCAGCTAGGGTTCTGACAGATGAATAGGAGTTCAGTGGCAACTAGGAAGGAAAGGCATTGAGGTAGAGGGAATGTCATGTGCATAGAAATACAAAGTAGAGATGCATTTGGGGGAATAAGGTTCAGGTGTATAAAATGTGTAAGGCTGAAGACATTGAGAATGGCAAGCAGAGGGACCCTGGATGTTATCCTGAGGGTGCTGGGGAGCCATAGAAGGTGTCAGAGCAGAGGTGGAACAAGGTCAGATCTGCATGTTGGACTGAAGTGAATGAGAGGCACGCTGAGGTCTGGACAGAGAGAGACTCAGGAGGGATGAGGGGCAGGACCGGCACGTAAGCTGCAGGAGTGAGCGGGCTGTGGATGGCAGTTCCGTTTTCTCCACGCGTCCGCTGACAGCTCAGCTTCCTGCCGAGTTATTTTCATCTGCTTCCTGTTTGTCCCTAACAGCCAAGGAGGGCACTGTGATCTCTCCTGCAGGAAACCGCAGTGCCAGTGCCATGCTAAACACCCTGGCTTGCTCCTTTCATGTGCCCATTTtacggatgaggaaactgaggcccagggtggCCCCCTGACTCTGGCTCACCTGAGCCAGAGCCCAGGTTCAACCTCCACCTGGAGAGGGACCTCAGCTTTAAAGGCTGTAATGGGGAGCTCCCTTGCTGGCCAAGCCTCTGCTGTGGGGGTGGTGTCAGCCTGTGGGGTTATCTGGTCCTGGGGTGGAGCTGGACTTGTTTCCTGGGGAAACTCTTTAATCTCGGTTCCTTTCCGATCCTAGCGCTTCCTTGGAGGCCAGGCCTGGGTGGAGCTGAGCCTGTGGGCATTGTGCAGGAGGATGGCCAGGGCAGGGGCCCCCTTCTTTGCACCTTGGGGCAGCcctgggcagagggaagggacTGGAGTAGAGAGGATTTGGGTTTGAATGCTGGTGCTGCCCCTGCCGGCCTGGGAGACCCTGgtatttcatctgtgaaatggggcaaCGACACGCCCTGCACGGATGCTGGCTGTGACCAGAGGTCCTCAGCCTACAATGATAGTTGTGGGATAGCCAGAACGGCTTTCAGCTTGGGAGGCAGTAAGTGCAGGGATCCACGTGGGCGGGGTCTCCCTGCACCTCTCCACACCATGTACCTGGGCCTGTTTCTCTGTCTGCCCTTGGCAGCCCGATCCCGAATGGAGTCACATCTCCTCGTCTACTCAGGTCTGAGTCCTGATCCTTGAGTTTGGGGAGCCGAGAACCCCAGCCAGGGCTCGCGGGACTCCGGGGGCGGAGCTTTCCTCGGCGGGGGCGGGGTCTTCGGACCGGCCAGAGCTGGTTTGGCTGATGAAAACCCGGTACCAAAGACCCTAGGCCGTCGTGCGCATTCACGATCCCTGCGCTCTGATGGTATACCATGTGTATCTGCGGGACGGTGCACCCCGCGCTGGACCAGAGGCCTGTGCGCTGCCAGGCAGGGCCCCGAGGTGAGGGGATGGGCGGGGTGTGGGGGTGCAGGCTCTGGTCAGGAGCACGTGGTGCTCTGGGCATTTGCCGGCCCACTGGGGACACAAGGCTGCCGGGCGCTTACCTTGGCCGGTGCAGAGCTGGGCATGTCTGGGCTTCGTCAGAGTCCCACCTGCCGTGGTTGGGGTGCTGCGGGGACCCAGGTGGCGGAGGCCCAGGAGACACGAGGGGCGGGGTGCCTGGGAGGAATGTCTGGGGAAGGGGCGTGGCCGGCCTCCCTGGATTCCTGAAGCTCCTTCCGGCCTCCCGAAGCTCCCCGCTGATTCAGGCGCAAGTCCTGAATCCGAGGAATGTTGGGGCCAAGGACTCCATAGGGGTCTCCCTGTCGGTGGTATTCAGTGGGAGTCTGGTATTCAGTGGAAGTCCTCGGTGTTGAAAAGGGATCAGACACCTATTTCCAGAGTCCTTTTTCTTTGAGTATCACCTACCAGGCTGAGTCAGAAGCGCACAGGTGGGGGAGGTACAGGTAGGACCCTCCTGGGTGTCAGCAGGTCTGCTCATTCCTTCACCATCTACAAGCttctttagttttgtttccaCTACATGGTGCATGTTCTGCCTGCACACTCTGCTTTTTTTCCAGTTAAGAATATCTGAGGAGGGCACTTAAAGCCTCCCTCAAAGATGTAGGTCACACCTTGACCTTTCTTTGCTCTGACACCTTCCATGGCTTCCCACTGCCCTCGTGATAAAGCCAGGCAGTGTCCTTCTATCTTCAGAGCTAGAAAAGCTGTGTGATCCTTGCGAAATGACTTCTCccctgtgtgcctcagtttcctcatcttctaAATGGAAGTGATAACAGGGCCTGCCTCATAGGGTGGTTGTCTGGAGAGAGATAATGGGGTGTTTAAGCCTCAGTTCCCAGGCCGGCAGGGCCAGGAGAGAACTGAACAGAGCTTTGCAACTTGGACGACAGTGGAAGGTTATTTTCTGGAGTGACAGGAAAGGGTGTTCTAAGCAGGACTGTCTAGACTGACATCTGGCCTTTGTCGACCTGGCCAGCAGTCCAGAGAGGGAcagtccaccccaccccaccccctgagaTCACACACTGAGCCTCAGGCAgttgccttctccctcctctgcctcagtctccccacctgGGGAGAGAAGTGTTAGGGTTGGGTGGTTAGGTGGACaggctttcccttcctccttgctCATACCCACTCTACCTGGCAGAACTCCTTGAGGCCCGCCGGCCACTGGCCCATGAGTGCCTGGGTGAGGCCCTCCGTGTGATGCACCAGGTCATCTCCAAGTACCCACTGCTGAACACTGTGGAGACACTCACGGCTGCTGGCACCCTCATTGCCAAAGTCAAAGGTCAGCCGGCTGGGACGAGGCACAGAGAGCTTTCTGTCTGGGAGGGCTTTCTGAAGGAGGGGATGTTTGAAGTGGGTTTTGAAGGATGCATAGGAGTGTGATGGACACAACAGCTCCAATGTTCCCCCCTCAATTAGTTGCACGGTTGGTCACCTCCCAAACAGACTGGGCCAACCTCTCTCATCCTTGTCTGTCCCCAGCCTTCCATTATGAGTGCAACAATGAGTCAGACAAGCAGGAGTTTGAGAAGGCCTTGGAGACCATTGCTGTCTCCTTTAGCAGCACGTGAGTTTGGGGTAGGCGTGGGGacgagtgggggtggggaagggtggggacCCATGTGGACCCATGTGCCCCTTGACACTTGCCCCTCTACCCTGCAGTGTATCCGAGTTCCTCATGGGTGAAGTGGACAGCAGCATCCTCCTGTCCGTGCCCCCTGGGGACCCAGGCCAGGTGAGCAAGGGTGGCCTGCATATCGCTTGGGGTCAGGCTGGCAGGGCGGGTGAGTGCCCCTGTTCCCTCTGTGGACCACGGCCACTCGCTCTGTCCAGGGGGGTGGCGACTGTCTCCTGCAGGGGGGGCCTCAAACAGGGCCAAGCCCAGGCTGGACTCACCTGTCTCCTTCTGATATAGTCCATGGAGAACCTGTATGGACAGGCGAGTGAGAGTGCCCCCCCCAGCGGTGAGGAGTGTGATGCGGGTGAGTCCCTGAGCCCAGCAAGTGGCAGAGGACTGGGGTGGtggatgggaggaggggtgggctggggcaggggagggctggGCAGGGGTGGAGCCTGGGCTGAGGGGTGTCTACTCTGCAGGCTGCCTGTCCCCGGAGGACGTGGACACCCTGCTGCAGCGCTGTGAGGGGGGCGTGGACGCTGCCCTGCAGTACGCCAAGAACATGGCCAAATACATGAAGGACCTCATCGGCTACCTGGAGAAGCGGAGCGCGCTGGGTGAGAGCTAGGGTCTGCAGGGTGGGGTCTGGCTGGAGGCCCCCTCTGCCCCCCTGCCCTCACACCCCTTCCCCTGCAGAGATGGACTTTGCCAAAGGCCTGCAGAAGATCGTCCAGAACTGCAGACAGAGCGTCATGCAGGAGGTGGGGAACTTGGGGGGAGTGTCTGGGTGGGTGGGGCACCGGGCAGGGTTCCTCAGGCCTGGATGTGAGTCTCAATACCTCCAGGATGGACCGGAAAAAAGGGGTTTCCAGTCTGTACAAAGGCGGTTGAGGGAGCAGGGGGGCTCCTGGCCCACCCCCACGTGACCCTGATGCCGGCCCCACCCCACAGCCGCACATGCCCCTCCTGTCCATCTACTCACTGGCGCTGGAACAGGACCTGGAGTTCGGCCATGGCCTGGTGCAGGCAGTGGGCACGCTGCTGACCCAGACCTTCATGCAGGTAGGCTGTACCTGGGAGGGTGGGCGGGATGGAAGGTGCCGGGGTCCCCACTCACACTTGTCTCTCCCAAGCCCCTGAATCTGCGGCGGCTCGAACATGAGAAGCGAAGGAAGGAGATCAAAGAGTCCTGGCACCGCGCCCAGAGGAAGCTGGTACCACGGGTGGGGCacgggggctgggaggggccagGGCGGCCAGCTCACACATGCACAGTCCTCTGGTACGCACCCAGATGAAGATTTCCCAAGTTTTACCGACATCGTGCAGAGTGCCCTGTGCCCATGTGAGGCGGGTCCTGCCTCCAAGCTGCTTCAGGCTCCTGACCTCCAAGCTGTGGCAGGAaaggccctggccctggccctggggcCCCCCTCAGTGTCAGAGTTCGCTGTCACGGGGGAACAGGGTCACCTGTGGCTGCCAGGAGCAGGTCTGGGATAGACCAAACGGGCTCACCAGGTCTGGTGGATGCTCCAGCTTCTTCCTCCAGGTTACTCTTCTCACCTCTTTTTGGGCAGTTCCAAGGCACTAGAATCTTTTGTGTTGCTTTTTAGGTGTGTTAACAGGGTTGGTGGTGAAACCAGCTCCAGTTAGTGGAGTCCTGCAGCTCCATCTAGCATGTCTGGCAAATGCCCTTCTCCCCAACTTTTGCACACCTGATGACAGCTTGCCGAGTACCCCATTCTGCTTCTGATCTTTTAAACACACCTCCATATTCAGGGACTTGCCCCGTCTCAGTCCACGTGAAACCCCTCCTGCCTTTCTCTTAGCTAGGCATTCTCAGCTACAGAGCCATGTGGCGCATTTCAGTACGTCCCTATTGATGGAGTTTAGTTGTGGTTGAGCTGTTGCTGTTTCAAACATCACTGCTCTGATGAGCTTGTGCCCCTGTTACTCAGATCTGTGACCTAGCATTCATCTCAGATCAGTGCCCAAAAGATAATGGCTGGGTCGTGGGGGATGAGTGTGGGAGGCTGACCTCCAGAGCCACAGCCACGCTCTTCCTCTTCTGTGAGCTCTCAGTTCGTATCCTTTGTTTACCTTGGACTGGACAATAGCCTGTTTCTTATTGACTTCCCAGAGCGTTCTACCTATTAGAGAACCCAGCTTTGGATGATACGTGTTACAGACTCCTTCACCCCCagtttattgttttgatttttgattttttatttaaccCGTTGGCCTGTTTTCCCAGTTGAAACCCGTGATCGTTAGTAGTAGTCTTTCCTTTTATGGTTTCTCGGTTCTGTGTCACATGGAAAGGCCTTCCCTGTGCTATGTTTCTACTAGTACTCATATGAATTCTTATATGTTTGAGCTTCTGATGGTGTAGGCTGTAAGGTGTGGCCCCCAGAAGGCTCACTGGGTTTTAACTGAGTGCTCTTTGAGGGTGCCTCACTTCCTGTCTGGGCGACCTCACTGGTCTCGTCTgtaagaagggaagtgaaagagaCAGAAGCGCAAGTCACTGTGGTGGGCGTGGGTGTAGGTGTCAAGAGGATGATGTCGTCGGTGTCTCCTTCAGAGCTTAGCTGAGCCTTACCTTCCccagctgtaaaatgggcagGCCAGATGCTGGCTCCTCCCAGGGTCCCACTATGGGTGTCACCTCCTGCTCTTCCACCATCAGTCCCGTTTGTTTCACTGGCCACAGGATCTgtgcacaagagatgtgggtggCAGAGGTCTCTAATGTGTATTTGACTGACTGGGGTCATCTGCTCACTGCCACACCCACAGCAAGAGGCAGAGTCCAATCTCCGCAAGGCCAAGCAGGGCTACATGCAGCGCTGCGAGGACCATGACAAGGCCCGCTTCCTGGTGGCCAAGGCGGAGGAGGAGCAAGCCAACATTGGGCCCGGTGCAGGGGGTGCAGCCTCCAAGACCCTGGACAAGCGTCgtcgcctggaggaggaggccAAGAACAAGGTGAGGGCCAGTGATGGAGGGCAAGGCCCATGGTGACAGATCCTCACGCCCTGTACAGAATTGCCCACCTCCGGTCCCTTGTCCAGGCTCTGCCTCCTGGAAGGAATGCCTTCCCATCCTTTTGTACCTAGTTGATTTCTTTGTGGGGCCTGAAGATGCCCTGAGGGCTGAACCGTGGGCTAATGCTTCCCTGGGCAACCGCCCACCtatcacccccaccccaggcggAGGAAGCAATGGCCACCTACCGTACATGCGTGGCCGATGCTAAGACACAGAAGCAGGAGCTGGAGGATACCAAGGTGACGGCACTACGGCAGATCCAGGAGGTCATCCGGCAGAGTGACCAGACCATCAAGTCGGTGCGCACTGGGGCTCCcctggagaggtgggaggagcaCCTACCTGTCAGGTGCCAGGACCACTAGCGCTCACCTCCCGCCCGTCCACAGGCCACCATCTCATATTACCAGATGATGCACACGCAGACGGCCCCACTGCCCGTGCACTTCCACATGCTGTATGAGAGCAGCAAGCTGTACGACCCAGGCCAGCAGTACGCTTCCCATGTGCGCCAGCTGCAGCGCGGCGAGGAGCCTGATGTGCACTACGACTTCGAGCCCCACGTGTCCGCCAGTGCCTGGTACACTACCTTCTGCGCATGCCCAGGGAGCCAGACTTCCTGCCTGAGatgagggcaggggcagggagcccTTGTGACCCCCATCACAGCCCCTCCTTTTGGCTGTTGGTCCCACCAGGTCCCCAGTCCTGCGTGCTCGGAAAAGCAGCTTCAATGTCAGCGATGCTGTGGGGGCAGAGGCTGCCAGTAGCCCCCCGGAGGACGGCGGGCCCAGCCAGGGAGAGATTGCCAAGGAGCGCAGGGGTGAGTGCCAAGAGGGGGCGGACGCAGCCCCCTTGCAGCCCCCCTCAGACCTTCACTGGGGATACTTCTTTCACAGGTGGGCGGGGCCACCAGGTGCACAAGTCGTGGCCCATCTCCATCTCGGATTCGGAGGCCAGTCTGGACCCCAGCCCTGGCTCAGGTGAAGGGGCCTGCTGGGTCAGCGGGAGGTGGAACACTGCGACCCATCCCAGGCTTCAGTGGGCTCATTGTGCAGCgggcagcaggggtgggggtgcagggggaGCCTCTGACACCCTGTTTCCTGCTCAGAGGACTTTAAGAAGTTTGAGCGTATGTCTTCCTGTGGCACCATGTCGTCCAACGAGGAGCTGGCCGACCAGGAGGGCAGTGCAGGGGCATCAGCCTTTGATCAGGGTGAGGGAGCCTCTAAACggggcagtgggggaaggaaggGTTTGGAGACTCTCTGTGGGTCTGGCCTTGACCTCCCTTGGTGACACTGAccaccttccccctcccccaccagctgACCTCAATGGCATGACACCAGAGCTGCCTGTGGCTGTGCCCAGCGGGCCCTTCCGCCACGTGGGGCTGTCCAAGGCGGCCCGGACCCACCGGCTTCGGAAGCTCCGCACACCGGCCAAGTGCCGGGAATGCAACAGCTACGTGTATTTCCAGGGCGCCGAGTGTGAGGAGGTGAGTGGTTCCGGTCGGGTCCAGGGGAGCCAGGCACCTGGATGTGTGTCCCATGTCGGGAGAGAGCACCTGCGGTCTGGAGGTGGGGCCAGAGCAGTGGGAGGAGCCCAGGCTGAAGGGTGAAAACTATTTCAGAAGCTGCACTGTGGTGGGGagtcaggggtggggtgggggtgtgtgtttgtgtgcgcgTGCACTGAGATGAGGCAGGAGATGGAGCCAGGGATGTCTGAGCTGGACCAGAGTCAGGTAGGGCTGCTCACACTGCCCACCCCCAGTGCTGCCTGGCCTGCCACAAGAAGTGCCTGGAGACCCTGGCCATCCAGTGTGGCCACAAGAAGCTGCAGGGCCGTCTGCAGCTCTTTGGCCAGGACTTCAGCCGTGCTGCCTGCAGCACCCCCGACGGCGTGCCCTTCATCATCAAGAAGTGCATCTTTGAGATCGAGCAGCGGGCGCTGCGCACCAAGGTGACCACCGCCGGCACAACAGCGGGGACTCCAGCCAAGGGACTGCACAGGGAGGGAGAGGCATGGGCCCCTGCTGACTGCAGGCTTTCACAGGGCATCTACCGGGTCAATGGGGTGAAGACACGTGTAGAGAAGCTGTGCCAGGCCTTCGAGAATGGCAAGGAGCTGGTGGAATTGTCGCAAGCCTCACCCCACGACATCAGCAATGTCCTCAAGCTCTATCTGCGCCAGGTAAGATAGATGGTGACAAGACAGAGCAATTCCTAGGCTGGACAGGGAGCCTGCTGGGGGCGTGACCAGCGCTAGGAAGGGGCGTGGTTGCTAAGCTGGGGCATGGTCAGTATTGAGTGGATGGGACCTGTACGTAGAGGCGGGGCCGCTGTCAGGGGCGGGGCCAGTGCAGGACTAGCAGTCTGTGGGCCCTGCCTACTGACCCTCCACACTTGACCTTGCCACCTTGCAGCTCCCTGAGCCGCTCATTTCCTTCCGCTTCTACCATGAGCTTGTGGGGATGGCCAAAGACAGTCTGAAGGCCGAGGCCGAGGCCAAGGCAGCATCTCGGGGTCGGCCGGATGCCACA encodes:
- the ARHGAP45 gene encoding rho GTPase-activating protein 45 isoform X4; translated protein: MSGGQRILKGLLGWVSGWTRAWRTGFAVRGCGLRALCPGDPPLPPEELPRRDGADAVSLGPSLEPPSVASNAKATGTLKRPTSLSRHASAAGFPLSGASTWTLGRSHRSPLSAASPAEAPIQGPCPDTVEDISHLLADVARFAEGLEKLKECVLHDELLEARRPLAHECLGEALRVMHQVISKYPLLNTVETLTAAGTLIAKVKAFHYECNNESDKQEFEKALETIAVSFSSTVSEFLMGEVDSSILLSVPPGDPGQSMENLYGQASESAPPSGEECDAGCLSPEDVDTLLQRCEGGVDAALQYAKNMAKYMKDLIGYLEKRSALEMDFAKGLQKIVQNCRQSVMQEPHMPLLSIYSLALEQDLEFGHGLVQAVGTLLTQTFMQPLNLRRLEHEKRRKEIKESWHRAQRKLQEAESNLRKAKQGYMQRCEDHDKARFLVAKAEEEQANIGPGAGGAASKTLDKRRRLEEEAKNKAEEAMATYRTCVADAKTQKQELEDTKVTALRQIQEVIRQSDQTIKSATISYYQMMHTQTAPLPVHFHMLYESSKLYDPGQQYASHVRQLQRGEEPDVHYDFEPHVSASAWSPVLRARKSSFNVSDAVGAEAASSPPEDGGPSQGEIAKERRGGRGHQVHKSWPISISDSEASLDPSPGSEDFKKFERMSSCGTMSSNEELADQEGSAGASAFDQADLNGMTPELPVAVPSGPFRHVGLSKAARTHRLRKLRTPAKCRECNSYVYFQGAECEECCLACHKKCLETLAIQCGHKKLQGRLQLFGQDFSRAACSTPDGVPFIIKKCIFEIEQRALRTKGIYRVNGVKTRVEKLCQAFENGKELVELSQASPHDISNVLKLYLRQLPEPLISFRFYHELVGMAKDSLKAEAEAKAASRGRPDATEREAAAMAMASRLRELLRDLPRDNWATLRYLMRHLRRIVEVEQDNKMTPGNLGIVFGPTLLRPRPTEATVSLSSLVDYPHQACIVETLITHFSLVFKEEPEEAPGGQDGVSSQRPEVVVQAPYLGGSGGAAFPLTEEAEDGVLEPHVASNDSDSELEEASDLQSPVGGAALHRLSFLERQGGEAGTEGSQGSRSGSEEQLGATAGEYGPGAWEGPGEEPARRLSEYNTNQCNNTSQCTTTTQCNATNRCNNVAAAWLPAVRLRGGRLVGGNSCKRQPEFV
- the ARHGAP45 gene encoding rho GTPase-activating protein 45 isoform X2; translated protein: MFSRKKRELMKTPSISKKNRAGSPCPQPSGELPRRDGADAVSLGPSLEPPSVASNAKATGTLKRPTSLSRHASAAGFPLSGASTWTLGRSHRSPLSAASPAEAPIQGPCPDTVEDISHLLADVARFAEGLEKLKECVLHDELLEARRPLAHECLGEALRVMHQVISKYPLLNTVETLTAAGTLIAKVKAFHYECNNESDKQEFEKALETIAVSFSSTVSEFLMGEVDSSILLSVPPGDPGQSMENLYGQASESAPPSGEECDAGCLSPEDVDTLLQRCEGGVDAALQYAKNMAKYMKDLIGYLEKRSALEMDFAKGLQKIVQNCRQSVMQEPHMPLLSIYSLALEQDLEFGHGLVQAVGTLLTQTFMQPLNLRRLEHEKRRKEIKESWHRAQRKLQEAESNLRKAKQGYMQRCEDHDKARFLVAKAEEEQANIGPGAGGAASKTLDKRRRLEEEAKNKAEEAMATYRTCVADAKTQKQELEDTKVTALRQIQEVIRQSDQTIKSATISYYQMMHTQTAPLPVHFHMLYESSKLYDPGQQYASHVRQLQRGEEPDVHYDFEPHVSASAWSPVLRARKSSFNVSDAVGAEAASSPPEDGGPSQGEIAKERRGGRGHQVHKSWPISISDSEASLDPSPGSEDFKKFERMSSCGTMSSNEELADQEGSAGASAFDQADLNGMTPELPVAVPSGPFRHVGLSKAARTHRLRKLRTPAKCRECNSYVYFQGAECEECCLACHKKCLETLAIQCGHKKLQGRLQLFGQDFSRAACSTPDGVPFIIKKCIFEIEQRALRTKGIYRVNGVKTRVEKLCQAFENGKELVELSQASPHDISNVLKLYLRQLPEPLISFRFYHELVGMAKDSLKAEAEAKAASRGRPDATEREAAAMAMASRLRELLRDLPRDNWATLRYLMRHLRRIVEVEQDNKMTPGNLGIVFGPTLLRPRPTEATVSLSSLVDYPHQACIVETLITHFSLVFKEEPEEAPGGQDGVSSQRPEVVVQAPYLGGSGGAAFPLTEEAEDGVLEPHVASNDSDSELEEASDLQSPVGGAALHRLSFLERQGGEAGTEGSQGSRSGSEEQLGATAGEYGPGAWEGPGEEPARRLSEYNTNQCNNTSQCTTTTQCNATNRCNNVAAAWLPAVRLRGGRLVGGNSCKRQPEFV